A genome region from uncultured Fibrobacter sp. includes the following:
- a CDS encoding M23 family metallopeptidase has protein sequence MQRKVLDYLYNQGGLTLVAFPSETEIDFEALQKFALALNAGARFVVIDLSSRYHGTAPISTDDLFLKPLGEKLIDELTQLDDGCGFITPKIGHVPEDENSFRNFFHNIEQIKKKIPHVIAVLPTDEINGGCDRILSICRLLILSANSAATASNYLADAKNIGKCAILWDVPEKPDKKKYPTIAKAVKRSPFKLKKLKGCRFANEPEKFVHTVSNLHKISILKKNPIDGIPKIFLVLFPLFLLIAFMLPFAKITKVTATISNERNRIQERNSLTVAPSFEFTFDGKESLQRIARYAIGRFNAIITTDKMVQQYVETTLEENNYPTYSWRTDNFNIPPEGTTIKFSRPDNLGQEAADSIGAAWKYWTSIVTDSIAYLTEFYYKEATAKHRLHHGIDLASKKGARILAPFSAKAWTSRDKNGGTIIGLVREKDVILFMHCDQLLYLDGQEVMPGDPIATIGVTGRTTGPHAHIVTGLISKNGDKTIGGVKYKVIDPMKWFYMFKPTPP, from the coding sequence ATGCAAAGGAAAGTCCTCGACTACCTGTATAACCAAGGCGGATTGACTCTAGTTGCCTTCCCGAGCGAAACGGAGATTGATTTCGAAGCCTTGCAAAAATTCGCGCTAGCGCTGAACGCTGGCGCGCGTTTTGTTGTTATCGACCTTTCGAGCAGGTATCACGGGACTGCCCCAATCTCGACAGACGACCTTTTCTTGAAGCCACTCGGCGAAAAGCTGATCGATGAATTGACGCAGTTAGACGATGGCTGCGGCTTCATCACGCCCAAGATAGGCCACGTTCCCGAAGACGAGAACTCGTTCAGGAATTTCTTCCACAATATCGAACAAATTAAGAAGAAAATTCCGCACGTCATTGCCGTCCTCCCCACAGACGAAATCAACGGCGGATGCGACAGAATACTTTCTATTTGCAGGCTCCTTATTTTGTCTGCAAATTCTGCGGCAACAGCATCGAATTACCTTGCCGATGCAAAGAACATCGGGAAATGCGCCATTCTCTGGGACGTGCCCGAAAAGCCGGACAAGAAAAAGTACCCGACGATTGCGAAAGCAGTAAAGAGAAGCCCCTTCAAGTTGAAAAAACTCAAGGGATGCCGTTTCGCAAACGAACCGGAAAAGTTTGTCCATACTGTAAGCAACTTGCACAAGATAAGCATTCTCAAGAAGAACCCGATCGACGGGATTCCAAAGATTTTCCTTGTGCTGTTCCCACTGTTTTTGCTCATTGCGTTCATGCTTCCGTTCGCAAAAATTACCAAGGTCACGGCAACCATTTCGAACGAGCGCAACAGAATCCAGGAACGCAACAGCCTGACCGTCGCCCCGTCTTTCGAATTTACGTTCGATGGCAAGGAATCGCTGCAACGCATCGCCCGTTACGCCATTGGCCGTTTCAATGCTATCATCACGACCGACAAGATGGTGCAGCAGTACGTGGAAACAACTCTCGAAGAGAACAACTACCCTACCTATTCATGGCGAACCGATAATTTCAATATCCCGCCCGAAGGCACCACCATCAAGTTCTCGAGGCCGGACAACCTTGGCCAAGAAGCCGCCGACTCCATCGGAGCCGCCTGGAAATACTGGACATCGATCGTCACCGACAGCATCGCTTACCTGACTGAATTTTATTACAAAGAAGCCACAGCAAAGCACAGACTTCACCACGGCATCGACCTTGCTAGCAAAAAGGGCGCGCGCATCCTCGCCCCGTTCTCGGCAAAGGCGTGGACCAGTCGCGACAAGAACGGCGGAACGATTATCGGGCTAGTGCGCGAAAAAGATGTCATTCTCTTCATGCATTGTGACCAGCTGCTTTACTTGGACGGGCAAGAAGTCATGCCCGGCGACCCTATCGCGACCATTGGCGTTACGGGACGCACTACAGGGCCTCACGCCCACATCGTTACAGGCCTTATTTCGAAGAACGGAGACAAGACCATCGGCGGAGTTAAGTATAAAGTAATTGACCCCATGAAATGGTTCTACATGTTCAAACCGACCCCTCCGTGA
- a CDS encoding tandem-95 repeat protein: MNRMKSMAALLASAGVLASFVIAQDGKGGAAAVENNAPSVNGIPGESIQEGGKFATIKLDSYVSDDMDKPEQIKWSVSGNKKLKVSIKDRVVTIETPDKYWNGSEDITFAATDTKGAVGSETVNFTVESVNNPPVVSAIADQTIDEGKQFSKINLDNFVTDPDHPKDQILWEFDIQPVGKDQADGDLNVEIDPKRVATIVIPDPHWYGTAKIKFTATDGEYASDSKTATFTVKPINDPPVLQKIPSQTIEEKNEFESISLSDFVSDVDDDVSKLKWSISGNKDLKFDIDKYGTANIRIPNEFWNGSEAVTFTVTDPAGASAKTTANFTVKSVNDPPEFIKDVPDQTIDEKQDFKPVQLDQLVKDPDHTFEQLKWTVSGNKDLKVALNGKTATIGVPSKLWNGSETLKFKVCDPAGACAESETPFTVNSVNDKPEFVKAIPNQNIDEKKQFAKIKLDEYVKDADHKHSELSWDADVKHQGKMPESGTLNVNIDENRVASIEIPDTYWNGAAVVTFTCTDPDGAAVKQDVTFTVKSINDIPVFKKIPDQAIEEKSEFSSIILDEYVNDADHDLSKLKFEVTGNKDIKVNVNQKTREVSFKTPSELWNGSETVTITATDPEGGKASSAFKLSVKSINDPPVMKDIAEQSIKEKGQFKPVELDKHVEDLDHGKDKLKWTITGQRELKVSIDANRVLKVTPPSPQWNGSETLVIKVTDPDGATDERSVAYTVESVNDVPEFVKQIAPQTIKEKEQFQVIKLGEMVKDADNKLSDLNFAVTVSPAPGVKNKGGDLTVEIDANHVAKIQIPNKMWNGANEISFTVTDPEGAKTTSKAVFTVTSVNDVPVLKKIPDQMISEKMQFSDIKLAELASDPDHSFAQLKWTISGNKDLKVEINKDGVATVKAPSTMWNGSEKISFVVTDPEGASAKSDAVFTVKSINDPPVMKDIPSQKIKEKEQFKTIELDNFVSDLDHDKSQLKWTFSGQKDLKISMDAKHVVTIATPNKFWHGTETVKFTVTDPEGATDSRSVTFTAESVNDLPVFTKPIKDQTIQEKREFAIINLGDIVTDPDHKPEQLSWTFNVDGAKGAPKGYTPKLSVKVDDKRMARIVIPDKYWNGSEQITFTVVDPDGGKASCVAVFTVTSVNDAPTIGKINDQAVEEKQEFASFNLANIIKDPDHSFGQLKIEVTGNKDLKVNIAKEGEVTIKTPSKMWNGSEKLTFTVTDPEGAKASAFATFSVKSINDPPIMKEIANQTIKEKGQFKPIELDNFVDDLDHPKNKLKWKIEGAKELKVSMDASHKVTVTQPNQNWHGSEKIKFTVTDPEGASDSKTVAFTVESVNDAPVFVRELKGQSIDEKKQFMTIKLDDLINDPDHAKNELKWYFDVKPVRAVPAAAPAKKGKKNKEEAAPAPAANNTLSVKVDAQHVATIVIPNKFWNGAADITFTAKDPEGAAVSKTARFEVRSINDPPKISEKAPKGETIRENGRFTTIDLSNLATDPDHPAASLKWTFTGNKFLKINHRKDNTVEVALPNPQWNGKEMITFTVTDPEGASANHKMTFEVTRVNDAPSFVKRIPDQKIKEGDKFKPIQLDDFVKDPDNKPNELKWKVSGNQKLKAEISASRVLTVSAPDPHFWCAPEMVVIEATDPEGASTSATITFEITSVNDAPVLKDIPNQKIREKGEFKDIDLNKFVHDPDHQNHELKWSVKVTKVGAPEKKPAPPKKPAPKKAAKKGAKADEKAEEKEAAPEPKHDDLEVEIDSRNIAHVKLPSKFWNGERNVIFTVEDPEGAKASKTVNFLVESVNDAPEMKVIKTQTINEKEKFKPIDLNGIASDPDHPVKSLKFEVNATRQLKASIDKLNQLWVSTPDKFWSGSEKITLTVRDPEGAKATQQILFEVLPVNDPPVVKSIAGQRVKEKEKFEPIDLSKAAVDPDNKPNELKWSVTGNKDLKVDIRGTRAMVLTPTPNWYGKETLTFTVKDPSGASASTNATFEVVAVNDPPILKPIQPFMIEEKKTFAPVDFSKMVKDPDNAPEELTWSLDDARPMPIKTKKGIVMKMGRPSVKHEINFNIDEKGVLTAEIPNKYWNGTEIVTVNVFDPAGAKASIDVKFVVKPVNDPPTVKEIPGQETLEGKGFKPIKLDEFVTDPDNKVHEIRWKVTGAKNLDVMISGGREAVIRPKKQDWFGEETLVFTATDPAGGSDKTVAKFVVKHVNSAPVMRDIPDFTIKEDDRQGVIAVIKLDQYARDKDNRFEELKWSFTGNKYLQVNYEKFKKTVTISQPHENWNGKPERITFTVTDPEGAKASRAALFTVIAVNDPPVAVPHTYMTQEGDELTVPASEGLMSGVNDPDGEKPVAVALVQKPRNGKITLNERDGSFTYMPNKGFSGLDEFTFKVRDPGGMFSKIETAEINVSFKMKDLRGGDKKKEAPKAEEPAKDKDDDNADQPKKKKRKKKS; encoded by the coding sequence ATGAATCGAATGAAGTCTATGGCCGCGCTGCTTGCCTCCGCTGGCGTCTTGGCATCTTTTGTAATCGCTCAAGATGGAAAAGGTGGCGCTGCTGCAGTTGAAAATAATGCTCCTTCCGTGAACGGCATTCCTGGTGAATCCATTCAGGAGGGCGGAAAGTTTGCTACGATCAAGTTGGATAGCTATGTATCTGACGATATGGACAAACCTGAACAAATCAAGTGGTCCGTATCCGGAAACAAGAAACTCAAAGTTTCCATCAAAGACCGCGTAGTGACGATTGAAACGCCGGATAAATATTGGAACGGCTCCGAAGATATCACTTTTGCGGCGACCGACACCAAAGGTGCGGTGGGTTCCGAAACGGTGAACTTCACGGTAGAGTCCGTTAACAATCCTCCGGTAGTCTCTGCGATTGCCGACCAAACTATCGACGAAGGCAAGCAGTTCAGCAAGATCAATCTCGACAACTTTGTCACAGACCCCGACCACCCGAAGGACCAAATCTTGTGGGAATTCGACATCCAACCGGTGGGCAAGGATCAAGCCGACGGCGACCTCAATGTTGAAATCGACCCGAAGCGCGTTGCGACGATTGTGATTCCCGACCCGCACTGGTATGGTACGGCAAAAATCAAGTTTACCGCGACCGATGGCGAATACGCAAGCGATTCCAAGACGGCGACCTTCACGGTCAAGCCGATTAACGACCCGCCCGTATTGCAGAAGATTCCGAGCCAGACGATCGAAGAGAAAAACGAATTCGAATCTATCTCCCTGTCCGATTTCGTTAGCGATGTTGATGACGACGTCTCCAAGCTCAAATGGTCTATCAGCGGCAACAAGGACCTCAAGTTCGATATCGACAAGTACGGTACCGCAAACATCAGGATTCCCAATGAATTCTGGAACGGTTCCGAAGCGGTGACCTTCACCGTGACCGACCCGGCCGGTGCATCCGCCAAGACGACGGCAAACTTCACGGTCAAGTCCGTGAACGACCCGCCGGAGTTCATCAAGGACGTTCCCGACCAGACGATTGACGAAAAGCAAGACTTCAAACCGGTCCAACTGGACCAGCTGGTCAAAGATCCCGACCACACTTTCGAACAACTTAAATGGACAGTTTCTGGCAATAAAGATCTCAAGGTTGCCCTGAACGGAAAGACTGCCACCATCGGTGTTCCGAGCAAGCTCTGGAACGGTTCCGAGACGCTCAAGTTCAAGGTTTGCGACCCGGCCGGTGCCTGCGCCGAATCTGAAACTCCGTTCACTGTGAACTCCGTGAACGACAAGCCGGAATTCGTGAAGGCTATCCCGAACCAGAACATCGACGAAAAGAAGCAGTTTGCAAAAATCAAGCTCGACGAATACGTGAAGGACGCCGACCACAAGCATTCCGAACTCTCCTGGGATGCCGACGTGAAGCACCAGGGCAAGATGCCGGAATCCGGCACGCTCAACGTGAACATCGACGAAAACCGCGTTGCTTCTATTGAAATTCCTGACACCTACTGGAATGGTGCTGCCGTGGTGACCTTCACCTGCACCGACCCGGATGGTGCTGCTGTCAAGCAGGATGTCACCTTCACGGTGAAGTCCATCAACGATATCCCGGTCTTCAAGAAGATTCCGGACCAGGCCATCGAAGAAAAGAGCGAATTCTCTTCTATTATTCTTGACGAATACGTGAACGATGCCGACCACGACCTCTCCAAGCTGAAGTTCGAAGTGACTGGCAACAAGGATATCAAGGTCAATGTGAACCAGAAGACCCGCGAAGTCTCCTTCAAGACTCCGAGCGAACTCTGGAACGGTTCCGAAACGGTGACCATCACCGCTACCGACCCGGAAGGCGGCAAGGCCTCCTCTGCATTCAAGCTCTCCGTGAAATCCATCAATGACCCGCCGGTCATGAAGGACATCGCCGAACAGTCTATCAAGGAAAAGGGCCAGTTCAAGCCGGTTGAACTCGACAAGCATGTCGAAGACCTCGACCACGGTAAGGACAAACTCAAGTGGACCATCACCGGCCAGCGCGAACTCAAGGTTTCTATCGATGCGAACCGCGTGCTCAAGGTGACTCCGCCGAGCCCGCAGTGGAACGGTTCCGAAACGCTCGTCATCAAGGTCACCGACCCGGATGGCGCTACCGACGAACGCTCTGTTGCCTACACGGTTGAATCCGTCAACGACGTTCCTGAATTCGTGAAGCAGATTGCTCCGCAGACCATCAAGGAAAAGGAACAGTTCCAGGTCATCAAGCTCGGCGAAATGGTTAAGGACGCCGATAACAAGCTGAGCGACCTCAACTTCGCTGTCACCGTGAGCCCGGCTCCTGGCGTGAAGAACAAGGGTGGCGACCTCACTGTTGAAATTGATGCTAACCATGTCGCCAAGATCCAGATCCCGAACAAGATGTGGAATGGCGCCAACGAAATTTCGTTCACCGTGACTGACCCGGAAGGTGCTAAGACCACGTCCAAGGCCGTGTTCACCGTGACCTCCGTGAACGATGTGCCGGTTCTCAAGAAGATTCCGGACCAGATGATTAGTGAAAAGATGCAGTTCAGCGACATCAAGCTCGCCGAACTCGCCTCTGACCCGGACCACAGCTTTGCCCAGTTGAAGTGGACCATTTCCGGCAACAAGGATTTGAAGGTCGAAATCAACAAGGACGGCGTTGCAACCGTCAAGGCTCCGAGCACCATGTGGAACGGTTCCGAAAAGATTTCCTTCGTCGTGACCGACCCGGAAGGCGCTTCTGCCAAGTCTGACGCTGTGTTCACCGTGAAGTCCATCAACGACCCGCCGGTCATGAAGGACATCCCGAGCCAGAAGATCAAGGAAAAGGAACAGTTCAAGACTATCGAATTGGATAACTTCGTTAGCGACCTCGACCACGACAAGTCTCAGCTCAAGTGGACCTTCAGCGGCCAGAAGGATCTGAAGATTTCTATGGACGCCAAGCATGTCGTGACGATTGCAACTCCGAACAAGTTCTGGCACGGTACCGAAACGGTGAAGTTCACCGTGACCGACCCGGAAGGCGCTACCGACAGCCGCTCTGTCACCTTCACTGCTGAATCCGTGAACGACCTCCCGGTCTTCACCAAGCCCATCAAGGACCAGACCATCCAGGAAAAGCGTGAATTCGCTATCATCAACCTGGGCGACATCGTGACTGACCCGGACCACAAGCCGGAACAGCTCTCCTGGACCTTCAATGTTGACGGTGCCAAGGGTGCCCCGAAGGGTTACACTCCGAAGCTCTCCGTCAAGGTGGACGACAAGCGCATGGCTCGCATTGTTATCCCGGACAAGTACTGGAATGGTTCTGAACAGATTACGTTCACCGTCGTTGACCCGGATGGCGGCAAGGCCAGCTGCGTTGCAGTCTTTACCGTGACCTCCGTGAACGATGCTCCGACCATCGGCAAGATTAACGACCAGGCTGTTGAAGAAAAACAGGAATTTGCTTCCTTCAACCTCGCCAACATCATCAAGGATCCGGACCACAGCTTCGGCCAGTTGAAGATCGAAGTGACTGGCAACAAGGACCTCAAGGTGAATATCGCCAAGGAAGGCGAAGTCACCATCAAGACCCCGAGCAAGATGTGGAACGGTTCTGAAAAGCTCACGTTCACCGTGACTGACCCGGAAGGTGCCAAGGCTTCTGCATTTGCAACCTTCTCCGTGAAGTCCATCAACGATCCTCCGATCATGAAGGAAATCGCGAACCAGACTATCAAGGAAAAGGGTCAGTTCAAGCCGATCGAACTCGACAACTTTGTCGACGACCTCGACCACCCGAAGAACAAGCTCAAGTGGAAGATTGAAGGTGCCAAGGAACTCAAGGTTTCTATGGACGCAAGCCACAAGGTGACTGTGACGCAGCCGAACCAGAACTGGCACGGCTCCGAAAAGATCAAGTTCACCGTGACTGACCCGGAAGGCGCTTCTGACAGCAAGACAGTTGCCTTCACTGTGGAATCCGTCAACGACGCTCCGGTGTTCGTCCGCGAACTCAAGGGCCAGTCTATCGACGAAAAGAAGCAGTTCATGACAATCAAGCTGGACGACCTCATCAACGACCCGGACCACGCCAAGAACGAACTTAAGTGGTACTTCGACGTGAAGCCGGTCAGGGCTGTTCCGGCCGCTGCTCCGGCCAAGAAGGGCAAGAAGAATAAGGAAGAAGCTGCACCTGCTCCGGCTGCGAACAACACGCTCTCCGTCAAGGTCGATGCCCAGCATGTTGCCACCATCGTCATCCCGAACAAGTTCTGGAATGGCGCTGCCGACATTACGTTTACTGCCAAGGACCCGGAAGGTGCCGCTGTTTCCAAGACGGCTCGCTTCGAAGTCCGCTCTATCAACGATCCTCCGAAGATTTCCGAGAAGGCTCCGAAGGGTGAAACTATCCGTGAAAACGGCCGCTTCACGACTATCGACCTCTCCAACCTCGCTACTGACCCGGATCACCCGGCTGCTAGCCTCAAGTGGACGTTTACCGGCAACAAGTTCTTGAAGATCAACCACCGTAAGGACAACACGGTCGAAGTCGCTCTGCCCAACCCGCAGTGGAACGGCAAGGAAATGATTACCTTCACCGTGACCGACCCGGAAGGCGCTTCTGCTAACCACAAGATGACCTTCGAAGTCACTCGCGTGAACGATGCCCCGAGCTTCGTCAAGAGAATTCCTGACCAGAAGATCAAGGAAGGCGACAAGTTCAAGCCGATCCAGCTCGACGATTTCGTGAAGGACCCGGATAACAAGCCGAACGAACTCAAGTGGAAGGTTTCTGGCAACCAGAAGCTCAAGGCTGAAATTTCTGCCAGCCGCGTGCTCACGGTTTCTGCTCCGGATCCGCACTTCTGGTGCGCTCCTGAAATGGTCGTGATCGAAGCCACCGACCCGGAAGGTGCTTCCACCTCCGCGACGATTACCTTCGAAATCACCTCCGTGAACGACGCTCCGGTGCTCAAGGACATCCCGAACCAGAAGATTCGCGAAAAGGGCGAATTCAAGGATATCGACCTGAACAAGTTTGTGCATGACCCGGATCACCAGAACCACGAACTCAAGTGGAGCGTGAAGGTGACCAAGGTCGGCGCTCCTGAAAAGAAGCCGGCTCCGCCCAAGAAGCCTGCTCCGAAGAAGGCCGCCAAGAAGGGTGCCAAGGCTGACGAAAAGGCCGAAGAGAAGGAAGCTGCTCCGGAACCGAAGCACGACGATCTCGAAGTCGAAATCGACAGCAGGAACATTGCTCATGTGAAGCTCCCGTCCAAGTTCTGGAACGGCGAACGCAACGTTATCTTCACCGTCGAAGACCCGGAAGGTGCCAAGGCAAGCAAGACTGTGAACTTCCTCGTGGAATCTGTGAACGATGCTCCGGAAATGAAGGTCATCAAGACGCAGACCATCAACGAGAAGGAAAAGTTCAAGCCGATCGACCTGAACGGCATTGCTAGCGACCCGGATCACCCGGTCAAGAGCCTCAAGTTCGAAGTCAATGCGACTCGCCAGCTCAAGGCTTCTATCGACAAGCTGAACCAGTTGTGGGTCTCTACTCCGGACAAGTTCTGGAGCGGTTCCGAAAAGATTACTCTCACCGTCCGTGACCCGGAAGGTGCCAAGGCTACCCAGCAGATTCTCTTCGAAGTCCTGCCGGTCAACGACCCGCCGGTCGTGAAGTCTATCGCTGGCCAGAGAGTCAAGGAAAAGGAAAAGTTCGAGCCGATCGACCTCTCCAAGGCCGCTGTCGACCCGGATAACAAGCCGAACGAACTCAAGTGGAGCGTTACGGGCAACAAGGACCTCAAGGTGGATATCAGGGGTACTCGCGCCATGGTGCTCACTCCGACTCCGAACTGGTATGGCAAGGAAACCCTGACCTTCACGGTGAAGGATCCGTCTGGTGCCAGCGCATCGACCAACGCCACGTTTGAAGTGGTCGCCGTGAACGATCCTCCGATTCTCAAGCCCATCCAGCCGTTCATGATCGAAGAAAAGAAGACGTTCGCTCCTGTGGACTTCTCCAAGATGGTCAAGGATCCGGATAACGCTCCTGAAGAGCTGACCTGGTCTCTCGACGATGCAAGGCCGATGCCGATCAAGACCAAGAAGGGCATCGTGATGAAGATGGGCAGGCCCAGCGTCAAGCATGAAATCAACTTCAACATCGACGAAAAGGGTGTCCTCACCGCCGAAATCCCGAACAAGTACTGGAACGGTACCGAAATTGTCACCGTCAACGTATTCGACCCGGCTGGCGCAAAAGCCTCCATCGATGTCAAGTTCGTTGTGAAGCCCGTGAACGATCCTCCGACCGTGAAGGAAATCCCGGGCCAGGAAACTCTCGAAGGCAAGGGCTTCAAGCCGATCAAGCTCGACGAATTCGTGACCGACCCGGATAACAAGGTCCACGAAATCCGTTGGAAGGTCACTGGTGCAAAGAACCTCGACGTGATGATTTCTGGCGGCCGCGAAGCCGTGATTAGGCCCAAGAAGCAGGATTGGTTCGGCGAAGAAACGCTCGTGTTCACCGCTACCGACCCGGCTGGTGGTTCCGACAAGACTGTTGCCAAGTTCGTCGTCAAGCACGTGAACTCCGCACCGGTTATGCGCGATATTCCGGACTTCACCATCAAGGAAGACGACCGTCAGGGCGTTATCGCAGTCATCAAGCTCGACCAGTATGCCCGCGACAAGGACAACCGCTTCGAAGAACTCAAGTGGTCCTTCACTGGCAACAAGTACCTGCAGGTGAACTACGAAAAGTTCAAGAAGACTGTGACTATTTCTCAGCCGCACGAAAACTGGAACGGCAAGCCGGAACGCATCACGTTCACGGTGACCGACCCGGAAGGTGCCAAGGCTAGCAGAGCTGCTCTCTTCACGGTGATTGCCGTGAATGACCCGCCGGTTGCTGTCCCGCACACCTACATGACCCAGGAAGGCGATGAACTGACCGTTCCCGCATCCGAAGGCCTGATGTCCGGTGTCAACGATCCGGATGGCGAAAAGCCGGTCGCTGTCGCTCTCGTCCAGAAGCCGCGCAACGGCAAGATTACGCTGAACGAACGTGACGGTTCCTTCACCTACATGCCGAACAAGGGATTCAGCGGCCTCGACGAATTCACGTTCAAGGTCCGTGACCCGGGTGGAATGTTCTCCAAGATTGAAACTGCCGAAATCAACGTCAGCTTCAAGATGAAGGACCTCCGTGGCGGCGACAAGAAGAAGGAAGCTCCGAAGGCTGAAGAACCGGCCAAGGACAAGGACGACGATAACGCCGACCAGCCCAAGAAGAAAAAGAGAAAGAAAAAATCCTAA
- a CDS encoding ATP-binding cassette domain-containing protein gives MLNVSNVSLQYGSRVLFKEVNLSFKRGNCYGVIGANGAGKSTFLKILSGELEPNTGEVTKDPGERIAVLKQDHFAYEQNTVLETVMMGFPELYELGKKRDELYALPEMTEEQGMQAMEIETRFGEIGGYEADSNAAVLLKGLGIPEEFHYSLMADLDGGQKIRVLLAQALFGNPDILLLDEPTNHLDLETVGWLEDYLERFENIVIVVSHDRHFLNAVCTHTCDIDYGKINIYGGNYEFWYAASQLAQKQRKDQNRRAEEKIEELKAFIRRFASNAAKAKQATSRKKLLDKMTVEEMPASSRKFPWVNFKMDREPGKIVLEVKNADIDGGDGIVCKGLNFSLNSGDKVALVGEYDTLKTAFFQLIAEETKCPEGVLKWGNTISYSYFPKNNDAYFGTDLSLVDWLRQYSKEQDETFIRGFLGRMLFTGEEALKSANVLSGGEKVRCMLSRMMLSNANCLLLDEPTAHLDLEAITALNNGLTAFQGPIIFCSQDHEFVQTVANRVLELTPNGVLDRSITFDEWLETKKKKK, from the coding sequence ATGCTCAACGTCTCTAATGTCAGTCTTCAATACGGTAGCCGCGTCCTCTTCAAGGAAGTGAACCTTTCCTTCAAGCGCGGCAACTGCTACGGAGTCATCGGCGCGAACGGCGCCGGCAAGTCAACCTTCCTCAAGATCCTTTCGGGCGAACTCGAGCCCAACACCGGCGAGGTCACCAAGGATCCGGGCGAACGCATCGCCGTCCTCAAGCAGGACCACTTCGCCTACGAACAGAACACCGTTCTCGAAACCGTCATGATGGGTTTCCCCGAGCTCTACGAACTCGGCAAGAAGCGCGACGAACTCTACGCGCTGCCCGAAATGACTGAAGAACAGGGCATGCAGGCGATGGAAATCGAGACACGCTTTGGCGAAATCGGCGGCTACGAAGCCGACTCCAACGCTGCGGTGCTCCTCAAGGGCCTCGGCATCCCCGAAGAATTCCACTACAGCCTCATGGCAGACCTTGACGGCGGCCAGAAAATCCGCGTCCTCCTCGCCCAGGCATTGTTCGGCAACCCGGACATCCTGCTGCTCGACGAACCGACGAACCACTTGGATCTGGAAACCGTCGGCTGGCTCGAAGACTACCTCGAACGCTTCGAGAACATCGTCATCGTGGTGAGCCACGACCGTCACTTCCTCAACGCGGTCTGCACGCACACCTGCGATATCGACTACGGCAAAATCAACATCTACGGCGGTAACTACGAATTCTGGTACGCAGCCAGCCAGCTCGCCCAGAAACAGCGCAAGGACCAGAACCGCCGCGCCGAAGAAAAAATTGAAGAATTGAAGGCGTTCATCCGCCGCTTTGCTTCGAATGCTGCCAAGGCCAAGCAGGCCACCAGCCGCAAGAAGCTTCTCGACAAGATGACCGTCGAGGAAATGCCGGCCTCCAGCCGCAAGTTCCCGTGGGTCAACTTCAAGATGGACCGCGAACCGGGCAAAATTGTGCTCGAAGTCAAAAACGCCGACATCGACGGCGGCGACGGAATCGTCTGCAAAGGGCTAAACTTCAGCCTGAACAGTGGCGACAAGGTTGCGCTCGTCGGCGAATACGACACGCTCAAGACGGCATTCTTCCAGCTCATTGCCGAAGAGACCAAGTGCCCGGAAGGTGTGCTCAAGTGGGGCAACACCATCAGCTACAGCTACTTCCCCAAGAACAACGACGCCTACTTCGGAACGGACCTCTCCCTCGTGGATTGGCTGCGCCAGTACAGCAAGGAACAGGACGAAACATTCATCCGCGGGTTCCTCGGCCGTATGCTCTTCACCGGCGAAGAAGCCCTGAAATCGGCAAACGTCCTTTCCGGTGGCGAGAAGGTGCGCTGCATGCTCAGCCGCATGATGCTCAGCAACGCGAACTGCCTCTTGCTCGACGAACCGACCGCCCACCTCGACTTGGAAGCAATTACCGCCCTCAACAACGGCCTCACCGCCTTCCAGGGCCCGATTATCTTCTGCTCGCAGGACCACGAATTCGTGCAGACCGTCGCGAACCGCGTCCTGGAACTCACGCCGAACGGAGTGCTCGACAGGAGCATCACCTTCGACGAATGGCTCGAGACAAAGAAGAAAAAGAAGTAA